A window from Hemibagrus wyckioides isolate EC202008001 linkage group LG19, SWU_Hwy_1.0, whole genome shotgun sequence encodes these proteins:
- the LOC131369956 gene encoding NACHT, LRR and PYD domains-containing protein 3-like isoform X1 → METPDLDTDNISPPSNNCKLQGERSESPAPSCISMKSDQSMDPPQRFKNGDSSLLHSVLQEAGDRTEVVITDTGNHPESAAVNEVQKKFRLNLMKKFQCLNGVMINLGTQTLLNDIYTELYITEGDSGEVNNEHEVRQMEAASRRTTTEETPIKCNDIFKPLSEQDKPIRTVLTKGVAGIGKTVSVQKFILDWAEGKANQDVHLIFPLPFRELNLMKDQKLSLMELLHVCFKETKETEMSSLEKVLFIFDGLDECRFPLDFQNTVKVCDVTESASVQELLINLIKGNLLPSALIWITSRPAAADQIPSECVHRVTEVRGFSDPQKEEYFRKRISDQSLANNIITHLKSLRSLYIMCHIPVFCWISATVLERMLGEAESGEIPKTLTQMYTHFLIIQTNIIREKYSKKLESDEEMLLKLGQLAFQQLKKGNLIFYEEDLRECDIDVREAAVYSGVCTQIFREEFGLHQSKVYCFVHLTIQEHLAALYVHLTFMKEKRNVLIQNCVSTQKTEEIMIFNLNKSAVDQTLESQTAHLDLFLRFLLGLSLESNQKLLHALVTQTGSISQTIEETVQYIKKKISEDLPTEKSINLFHCLNELGDDSLVEEIQHYLKSGKQSDLSSSQWSALVFVLLTSAQELEEFDLSKYFSTDKITETVVLKMMPVIAASRKAIISCDSLGVKSCSALDSALRSETSNLRELHLTVKTLDLSGNNLGDSGVKSLSAGLENPHCKVETLRLWDCDVSDEGCAALTSALRSNPSHLRYLDLSENNLGDSGVKSLSAVLENPHCKLEKLGFWDCGVLDKGCAALTSALRSNPSHLRYLDLSENNLGDSGVKSLSAVLENPHCKLETLELWDCGVSDEGCAALTSALRSNPSHLRYLNLSDNKLGDSGVKSLSAVLENPHCKLEILRLRSCGVSDEGCAALTSALRSNPSHLRELNLTWNNLGDSGVKSLSAVLENPHCKLEKLVLWGCGVSDEGCAALTSALRSNPSHLRYLNLSRNNLGDLGKKLLSDLKDDEHYKLQTLML, encoded by the exons ATGGAGACTCCTGATCTGGACACAGATAATATTTCCCCACCATCAAACAACTG TAAACTCCAGGGAGAGAGATCAGAATCACCAGCACCCAGCTGTATCTCCATGAAGAGTGATCAGTCTATGGATCCTCCTCAGAGGTTTAAAAATGGAGACTCCTCACTTCTACACAG TGTTCTGCAGGAGGCAGGAGACAGAACAGAGGTGGTCATTACAGATACAGG GAACCACCCAGaatctgctgctgtaaatgaagtcCAGAAAAAGTTCAGATTAAATCTGATGAAGAAGTTTCAGTGTTTGAATGGAGTGATGATAAACCTGGGAACCCAAACACTCCTGAATGAcatctacacagagctctacatcacagagggagacagtggagaagtcaataatgaacatgaggtgagacagatggaGGCAGCGTCCAGGAGAACAACAACAGAGGAAACACCAATCAAATGTAATGACATCTTTAAGCCTTTATCTGAACAAGACAAACCCATCAGAACTGTTCTGACAAAGGGAGTCGCTGGCAtcggaaaaacagtctctgtgcagaagttcattctggactggGCTGAAGGGAAAGCCAATCAGGACGTCCACCTcatatttccacttcctttcagagagctgaatttgatgaaggaccagaaactgagtctgatggagctccttcatgtctgttttaaggaaacaaaagaaacagaaatgtccagtttggaaaaggttctgttcatttttgacgGATTGGACGAGTGTCGTTTTCCTCTGGATTTCCAGAAcacagtgaaagtgtgtgatgtaactgaatcagcatcagtgcaggagctgctgataaacctgatcaaagggaatctgcttccctctgctctcatcTGGATCACCTCCCGACCAGCAGCAGCTGATCAAATCCCCTCTGAGTGTGTGCATCGAGTCACAGAGGTACGAGGGTTCAGTGACCCACAGAAGgaggagtacttcaggaagagaatcagtgaccagagcctggccaataacatcatcacacacctgaagtcattaagaagtctctacatcatgtgccacatcccagtcttctgctggatttcagccactgttctagagagaatgttgggtgaagcagagagtggagagatccccaagactctgactcaaatgtacacacacttcctcatcattcagacaaacatcataAGAGAAAAATACTCCAAGAAGCTggagagtgatgaagaaatGCTTCTTAAACTGGGACAACTGGCTtttcagcagctgaagaaagggaacctgatcttctatgaggaagacctgagagagtgtgacatTGATGTGAGAGAAGCAGCAgtgtactcaggtgtgtgtacacagatcttcagagaggagtttgggctTCACCAGAGTAAAGTGTACTGCTTTGTTCATCTGACCATTCAGGAGCATCTCGCAGCTCTGTATGTGCACCTGACCTtcatgaaggagaagagaaatgtTCTGATACAGAATTGTGTCTCCACACAGAAGACAGAAGAAATTATGATCTTCAATTTAAACAAGAGTGCTGTAGATCAGACTTTAGAAAGTCAGACTGCACATCTGGATCTTTTCCTTCGCTTTcttctgggtctctcactggagtccaatcaAAAACTCTTACATGCTTTAgtaacacagacaggaagtatcTCCCAGACCATAGAGGAAACAGTTCAGTACATTAAGAAGAAGATCAGTGAAGATCttcctacagagaaatccatcaatctgttccactgtctgaatgaactggGTGATGATTCTCTAGTGGAGGAAATCCAACACTACCTGAAATCTGGAAAACAAAGTGACCTCTCTTCTTCACAGTggtctgctctggtgtttgtgttactgacatCAGCACAGGAGCTGGAAGAATTTGACCTAAGTAAATATTTCAGTACAGATAAGATAACAGAAACTGTTGTTCTGAAGATGATGCCTGTGATTGCAGCATCCAGAAAAGCAAT tATCAGCTGTGATTCACTTGGAGTGAAGAGTTGTTCAGCTCTGGACTCAGCACTCAGATCAGAAACCTCCAATCTGAGAGAACTGCATCTGACTGTGAAAACACTGGATCTGTCTGGgaataatctaggagactcaggagtgaagagtctctctgctggactggagaatcctcactgtaaagtggagacactgag gttgtggGATTGTGatgtctcagatgaaggctgtgctgctctgacttcagctctgagatcaaacccctcacacctgagatacCTGGATCTGTCTGAgaataatctaggagactcaggagtaaagagtctctctgctgtactggagaatcctcactgtaaactggagaaactggG gtttTGGGATTGTGGTGTCTTAGATAagggctgtgctgctctgacctcagctctgagatcaaacccctcacacctgagatacCTGGATCTGTCTGAgaataatctaggagactcaggagtgaagagtctctctgctgtactggagaatcctcactgtaaactggagacactgga gttgtggGATTGTGGagtctcagatgaaggctgtgctgctctgacttcagctctgagatcaaacccctcacacctgagatacctgaatctgtctgataataaactaggagactcaggagtgaagagtctctctgctgtactggagaatcctcactgtaaactggagatattgag GTTGCGTAGTTGTGGagtctcagatgaaggctgtgctgctctgacttcagctctgagatcaaacccctcacacctgagagaactgaatcTGACCTGgaataatctaggagactcaggagtgaagagtctctctgctgtactggagaatcctcactgtaaactggagaaactggT gttgtggGGTTGTGGagtctcagatgaaggctgtgctgctctgacttcagctctgagatcaaacccctcacacctgagatacCTGAATCTGTCCAGGAATAATCTAGGAGACTTGGGAAagaagctgctctctgatctTAAGGATGATGAACATTACAAACTACAGACTCTGAT GCTGTAa
- the LOC131369956 gene encoding NACHT, LRR and PYD domains-containing protein 12-like isoform X2: protein METPDLDTDNISPPSNNCKLQGERSESPAPSCISMKSDQSMDPPQRFKNGDSSLLHSVLQEAGDRTEVVITDTGNHPESAAVNEVQKKFRLNLMKKFQCLNGVMINLGTQTLLNDIYTELYITEGDSGEVNNEHEVRQMEAASRRTTTEETPIKCNDIFKPLSEQDKPIRTVLTKGVAGIGKTVSVQKFILDWAEGKANQDVHLIFPLPFRELNLMKDQKLSLMELLHVCFKETKETEMSSLEKVLFIFDGLDECRFPLDFQNTVKVCDVTESASVQELLINLIKGNLLPSALIWITSRPAAADQIPSECVHRVTEVRGFSDPQKEEYFRKRISDQSLANNIITHLKSLRSLYIMCHIPVFCWISATVLERMLGEAESGEIPKTLTQMYTHFLIIQTNIIREKYSKKLESDEEMLLKLGQLAFQQLKKGNLIFYEEDLRECDIDVREAAVYSGVCTQIFREEFGLHQSKVYCFVHLTIQEHLAALYVHLTFMKEKRNVLIQNCVSTQKTEEIMIFNLNKSAVDQTLESQTAHLDLFLRFLLGLSLESNQKLLHALVTQTGSISQTIEETVQYIKKKISEDLPTEKSINLFHCLNELGDDSLVEEIQHYLKSGKQSDLSSSQWSALVFVLLTSAQELEEFDLSKYFSTDKITETVVLKMMPVIAASRKAIISCDSLGVKSCSALDSALRSETSNLRELHLTVKTLDLSGNNLGDSGVKSLSAGLENPHCKVETLRLWDCDVSDEGCAALTSALRSNPSHLRYLDLSENNLGDSGVKSLSAVLENPHCKLEKLGFWDCGVLDKGCAALTSALRSNPSHLRYLDLSENNLGDSGVKSLSAVLENPHCKLETLELWDCGVSDEGCAALTSALRSNPSHLRYLNLSDNKLGDSGVKSLSAVLENPHCKLEILRLRSCGVSDEGCAALTSALRSNPSHLRELNLTWNNLGDSGVKSLSAVLENPHCKLEKLVSRPPEGALA from the exons ATGGAGACTCCTGATCTGGACACAGATAATATTTCCCCACCATCAAACAACTG TAAACTCCAGGGAGAGAGATCAGAATCACCAGCACCCAGCTGTATCTCCATGAAGAGTGATCAGTCTATGGATCCTCCTCAGAGGTTTAAAAATGGAGACTCCTCACTTCTACACAG TGTTCTGCAGGAGGCAGGAGACAGAACAGAGGTGGTCATTACAGATACAGG GAACCACCCAGaatctgctgctgtaaatgaagtcCAGAAAAAGTTCAGATTAAATCTGATGAAGAAGTTTCAGTGTTTGAATGGAGTGATGATAAACCTGGGAACCCAAACACTCCTGAATGAcatctacacagagctctacatcacagagggagacagtggagaagtcaataatgaacatgaggtgagacagatggaGGCAGCGTCCAGGAGAACAACAACAGAGGAAACACCAATCAAATGTAATGACATCTTTAAGCCTTTATCTGAACAAGACAAACCCATCAGAACTGTTCTGACAAAGGGAGTCGCTGGCAtcggaaaaacagtctctgtgcagaagttcattctggactggGCTGAAGGGAAAGCCAATCAGGACGTCCACCTcatatttccacttcctttcagagagctgaatttgatgaaggaccagaaactgagtctgatggagctccttcatgtctgttttaaggaaacaaaagaaacagaaatgtccagtttggaaaaggttctgttcatttttgacgGATTGGACGAGTGTCGTTTTCCTCTGGATTTCCAGAAcacagtgaaagtgtgtgatgtaactgaatcagcatcagtgcaggagctgctgataaacctgatcaaagggaatctgcttccctctgctctcatcTGGATCACCTCCCGACCAGCAGCAGCTGATCAAATCCCCTCTGAGTGTGTGCATCGAGTCACAGAGGTACGAGGGTTCAGTGACCCACAGAAGgaggagtacttcaggaagagaatcagtgaccagagcctggccaataacatcatcacacacctgaagtcattaagaagtctctacatcatgtgccacatcccagtcttctgctggatttcagccactgttctagagagaatgttgggtgaagcagagagtggagagatccccaagactctgactcaaatgtacacacacttcctcatcattcagacaaacatcataAGAGAAAAATACTCCAAGAAGCTggagagtgatgaagaaatGCTTCTTAAACTGGGACAACTGGCTtttcagcagctgaagaaagggaacctgatcttctatgaggaagacctgagagagtgtgacatTGATGTGAGAGAAGCAGCAgtgtactcaggtgtgtgtacacagatcttcagagaggagtttgggctTCACCAGAGTAAAGTGTACTGCTTTGTTCATCTGACCATTCAGGAGCATCTCGCAGCTCTGTATGTGCACCTGACCTtcatgaaggagaagagaaatgtTCTGATACAGAATTGTGTCTCCACACAGAAGACAGAAGAAATTATGATCTTCAATTTAAACAAGAGTGCTGTAGATCAGACTTTAGAAAGTCAGACTGCACATCTGGATCTTTTCCTTCGCTTTcttctgggtctctcactggagtccaatcaAAAACTCTTACATGCTTTAgtaacacagacaggaagtatcTCCCAGACCATAGAGGAAACAGTTCAGTACATTAAGAAGAAGATCAGTGAAGATCttcctacagagaaatccatcaatctgttccactgtctgaatgaactggGTGATGATTCTCTAGTGGAGGAAATCCAACACTACCTGAAATCTGGAAAACAAAGTGACCTCTCTTCTTCACAGTggtctgctctggtgtttgtgttactgacatCAGCACAGGAGCTGGAAGAATTTGACCTAAGTAAATATTTCAGTACAGATAAGATAACAGAAACTGTTGTTCTGAAGATGATGCCTGTGATTGCAGCATCCAGAAAAGCAAT tATCAGCTGTGATTCACTTGGAGTGAAGAGTTGTTCAGCTCTGGACTCAGCACTCAGATCAGAAACCTCCAATCTGAGAGAACTGCATCTGACTGTGAAAACACTGGATCTGTCTGGgaataatctaggagactcaggagtgaagagtctctctgctggactggagaatcctcactgtaaagtggagacactgag gttgtggGATTGTGatgtctcagatgaaggctgtgctgctctgacttcagctctgagatcaaacccctcacacctgagatacCTGGATCTGTCTGAgaataatctaggagactcaggagtaaagagtctctctgctgtactggagaatcctcactgtaaactggagaaactggG gtttTGGGATTGTGGTGTCTTAGATAagggctgtgctgctctgacctcagctctgagatcaaacccctcacacctgagatacCTGGATCTGTCTGAgaataatctaggagactcaggagtgaagagtctctctgctgtactggagaatcctcactgtaaactggagacactgga gttgtggGATTGTGGagtctcagatgaaggctgtgctgctctgacttcagctctgagatcaaacccctcacacctgagatacctgaatctgtctgataataaactaggagactcaggagtgaagagtctctctgctgtactggagaatcctcactgtaaactggagatattgag GTTGCGTAGTTGTGGagtctcagatgaaggctgtgctgctctgacttcagctctgagatcaaacccctcacacctgagagaactgaatcTGACCTGgaataatctaggagactcaggagtgaagagtctctctgctgtactggagaatcctcactgtaaactggagaaactggT gtccagaccaccagagggagccctcgcctga